Proteins encoded within one genomic window of Equus przewalskii isolate Varuska chromosome 3, EquPr2, whole genome shotgun sequence:
- the LOC103552413 gene encoding RNA-binding Raly-like protein isoform X1 gives MHSPPRQRITCPRRNLKLLQLCPHRAFLPRPGPNCLSARIPQPFLGTSSPECVVDETMGCGNYDLDYEGYREDVPYRVYEYRRIPPLLNRVPVKIRRTHVGVGVKSSFSPHKVPRNSQLPPGQIKLRTKELYSIRGELSQIKAQVDCLLESLERMHQQREQHPGTEDSEDNRSPDSKGSSCRPTEPQQEPRGQSAHPEADSPKESTDPEEAVKNHASDQVGQ, from the exons ATGCATTCCCCTCCCAGACAACGCATCACTTGCCCTAGGCGGAACCTGAAGCTCCTGCAGCTGTGTCCCCACAGGGCCTTCCTGCCCAGGCCAGGACCTAATTGTCTCTCTGCACGGATCCCCCAACCCTTCTTGGGCACCAGTTCCCCGGAGTGCGTGGTGGATGAGACAATGGG GTGCGGTAACTATGACCTGGACTACGAGGGGTACAGGGAAGATGTCCCCTACAG GGTGTATGAATACCGCAGGATCCCTCCACTCCTCAACCGTGTGCCTGTCAAGATCCGGAGGACCCATGTGGGCGTCGGAGTGAAGAGCAGCTTCAGTCCTCACAAGGTCCCCAGGAATAGCCAACTGCCCCCAGGGCAGATAAAAC TGCGGACTAAGGAGCTGTACTCCATCAGAGGGGAGCTGAGCCAGATCAAAGCCCAGGTGGACTGCCTATTGGAGAGTCTGGAGCGCATGcaccagcagagggagcagcatccAG GGACAGAGGACAGTGAAGACAACAGGAGCCCTGATAGTAAGGGTTCCTCATGCAGACCTACTGAGCCCCAGCAGGAGCCCAGGGGCCAGAGCGCCCATCCAGAGGCAGACAGCCCCAAGGAGAGCACAGACCCGGAGGAGGCA GTGAAAAATCACGCATCTGACCAGGTCGGCCAGTAG